One part of the Thermogemmatispora onikobensis genome encodes these proteins:
- a CDS encoding universal stress protein — protein MFQRILAAVDGSETSLWAAEAAIELGRLSQAELHILSVEETPPHYVSTQEERTQEHLAAQAYYQQIHATLRRQATRRGLAVRTVITSGHEGQAILAYLEAERCDLLVLGAQGHSSVWGEALGSTADKIVSQTPCSVLIIRAKPQPPLFHQILIGLDGSALSWQAFRIGLQLAKGLAASLHIASVIEGPMRPPTKALGEAPAERLHWDWEAYITSLQALAEAEAHLAGVAIDSLARRGHASSVLVDLARALRIDLLIVGATGQEHPWSTTSGGTARRVANEASCAAMLVRPLILQRQVQHIMTQATTVTEETSLREIAHHLLEQQSKLLVVVDPTQRVRGVITLGSLLDQTGLLQQLDWRQISDGPQLAAALQQLLTANRVAREVMREPLVLREDTPIEIAARWLTAHQITRAPIVDAQGRLVGMLDQETILRYYADHLTDEAAVSARPERPLQKKRLQTVGEAPVTPVPAVTADTPFFELLRRIQETPLRRIIVVDEAGRAIGVIGDSDVLAAQRLPARRNPLLALAQRFGLAFPEEALQGRSKSLLARQVMRPRLFSVTPATRVTEAVRLLVAHRIKRLVVVDEQGAPLGLVDRQQLLQTLIAWKGEAD, from the coding sequence ATGTTTCAACGTATTCTTGCAGCAGTCGACGGCTCGGAAACTTCTTTGTGGGCTGCAGAGGCAGCAATTGAACTGGGAAGGCTGTCGCAGGCAGAGTTGCATATCCTGTCGGTCGAGGAGACTCCTCCCCACTATGTTTCAACTCAAGAAGAGAGGACCCAGGAGCACCTGGCAGCGCAGGCCTATTATCAGCAGATTCACGCGACGCTGCGTCGCCAAGCCACACGCCGTGGCCTCGCTGTGCGGACGGTGATCACAAGTGGCCACGAAGGTCAGGCGATTCTGGCTTACCTTGAGGCCGAGCGCTGTGATCTGCTGGTCCTGGGTGCGCAGGGGCATTCGAGCGTCTGGGGCGAGGCCCTGGGCAGTACCGCAGACAAGATTGTGAGTCAAACGCCATGTAGTGTGCTGATTATACGGGCGAAACCACAGCCACCACTTTTCCACCAGATCCTGATTGGATTGGACGGCTCTGCACTGAGCTGGCAGGCGTTTCGCATCGGCCTTCAATTAGCCAAAGGGCTTGCTGCCTCGCTCCATATTGCCTCAGTGATTGAAGGGCCGATGAGGCCTCCAACGAAGGCGTTGGGAGAGGCACCTGCCGAAAGGCTGCACTGGGATTGGGAAGCTTACATCACCTCTCTTCAGGCACTGGCCGAGGCTGAGGCCCACCTGGCCGGGGTCGCTATTGACAGCCTTGCTCGTCGTGGCCATGCCAGCAGTGTGCTGGTGGATCTTGCCAGAGCGCTGAGGATCGATCTGCTCATTGTCGGTGCCACAGGGCAGGAACACCCCTGGAGTACCACGAGCGGCGGAACGGCTCGCCGCGTGGCCAATGAAGCATCCTGCGCAGCGATGCTGGTTCGCCCACTCATACTACAGCGGCAAGTGCAGCATATTATGACACAGGCGACCACAGTCACTGAGGAGACATCGCTGCGAGAGATTGCTCATCATCTCCTGGAGCAGCAAAGCAAGCTGCTGGTCGTTGTTGATCCAACCCAGCGGGTGCGAGGTGTGATTACGCTTGGCTCCCTGCTCGACCAAACCGGATTGCTCCAGCAGCTTGACTGGCGGCAGATTAGCGATGGGCCACAGCTAGCCGCCGCGCTCCAGCAGCTGTTGACTGCGAATCGGGTGGCCCGCGAAGTGATGCGGGAGCCTCTGGTCCTGAGAGAAGACACTCCGATTGAGATCGCCGCTCGTTGGTTAACAGCCCACCAGATCACACGCGCCCCAATCGTCGATGCCCAGGGCCGACTGGTGGGGATGCTGGATCAAGAGACGATCCTACGGTACTATGCCGATCATTTGACAGATGAAGCCGCTGTTTCTGCCCGTCCTGAGCGTCCTCTTCAGAAGAAGAGACTGCAGACGGTCGGCGAAGCGCCCGTCACTCCGGTACCAGCGGTGACAGCGGATACGCCTTTCTTCGAGCTGCTTCGCCGTATCCAAGAAACGCCCTTACGCCGCATCATCGTCGTTGATGAGGCTGGCCGCGCGATTGGGGTGATTGGCGACAGCGATGTGCTCGCAGCCCAGCGACTGCCCGCCCGGCGTAATCCGCTCCTGGCTCTTGCCCAGCGCTTTGGTCTTGCCTTCCCGGAAGAGGCACTTCAGGGCCGCTCGAAAAGTCTGCTTGCTCGTCAGGTGATGCGCCCTCGACTTTTCAGCGTGACGCCTGCTACCAGGGTGACGGAGGCTGTGCGACTGCTGGTAGCACACCGGATCAAACGCCTGGTGGTTGTTGATGAGCAGGGAGCGCCTTTGGGGCTGGTAGATCGGCAGCAGCTGCTCCAGACGCTCATCGCCTGGAAAGGAGAGGCAGATTGA